The Malus domestica chromosome 13, GDT2T_hap1 genome includes a window with the following:
- the LOC103451781 gene encoding pentatricopeptide repeat-containing protein At1g08070, chloroplastic-like: protein MALYSSSSTTSRCLQLLEKCKNMKHLQQAHAQVFTSGLGSNSFALSRLLAFCSDPRHGSLSHAWKLFQHIPQPTVCIYNTMLKSSLLRNELILTVHVFTKMLQNGMCPDNYTLPYLVKACARMQRSCLGELVHGLCLKLGFVSDIFVGNSLVVMYCASDDMKGARYVFDEMPSLSVVSWTVMISGFAKVGDLNMARLFFDEAPVRDRGIWGAMISGYVQNSCFKEGLYLFRLMQFTDIEPDEAIFVSILCACAHLGALDTGIWIHSYLNRLRLRLSVRLSTGLIDMYAKCGRLELARGLFDEMLQRDTVCWNAMISGMAMHGDGEGALELFREMEAARVRPDDVTFIALFTACSYSGMADEGMKVFDKMCRIYNIEPKSEHFGCFVDLLSRAGLFEEAKEIIARIPTSSKPSEEAVAWRAFLSACCNHGQAQLAEVAAEKLFQLERHSGVYVLLSNLYAASGKHGDARRIRNLMRNRGVEKAPGCSSVEINRAVHEFIAGEKTHPKMDEIQLVLETIKKHLDFSGSDQYLFLVDQT from the coding sequence ATGGCATTatacagcagcagcagcaccacCAGCAGATGTCTCCAACTGCTAGAGAAATGCAAGAACATGAAGCACTTGCAGCAGGCTCACGCCCAAGTCTTCACATCTGGGCTCGGCAGCAACAGCTTTGCTTTGAGCAGGCTCTTGGCCTTCTGCTCGGACCCACGCCATGGAAGCCTCTCCCATGCTTGGAAGCTCTTCCAACACATCCCACAGCCCACAGTCTGCATCTACAACACAATGTTGAAATCTTCACTGCTCAGAAATGAACTCATCCTGACCGTCCATGTGTTTACCAAGATGTTGCAGAACGGGATGTGCCCAGATAATTATACCCTCCCTTATTTGGTAAAGGCTTGTGCGAGGATGCAAAGGTCTTGTCTTGGGGAATTGGTTCATGGGCTCTGTTTGAAATTGGGTTTTGTTTCTGATATCTTTGTGGGTAATTCTCTGGTGGTTATGTACTGTGCGTCTGATGATATGAAGGGTGCACGGTACGTGTTCGACGAAATGCCTAGCTTAAGTGTAGTTTCATGGACGGTCATGATTTCTGGGTTTGCAAAGGTGGGCGATCTTAACATGGCGAGATtgttctttgatgaagctccgGTGAGGGACAGAGGAATATGGGGTGCCATGATTTCTGGGTATGTGCAGAATAGTTGTTTCAAGGAAGGTCTCTATTTGTTCCGGTTGATGCAGTTTACGGATATAGAACCTGATGAGGCAATTTTTGTGAGTATTTTATGTGCGTGTGCTCATTTGGGAGCTCTGGATACTGGGATTTGGATTCACTCGTATTTGAATCGGCTTCGGTTGCGGTTGAGTGTTCGTTTGAGCACTGGTCTTATCGACATGTATGCTAAATGTGGGAGATTGGAGTTGGCTAGAGGactgtttgatgaaatgctGCAACGAGACACGGTTTGCTGGAATGCGATGATTTCGGGAATGGCAATGCATGGAGATGGCGAAGGTGCACTTGAACTGTTTAGAGAGATGGAGGCTGCTAGGGTTAGGCCAGATGATGTTACTTTCATTGCTTTGTTTACTGCTTGCAGTTATTCCGGCATGGCAGATGAAGGAATGAAGGTGTTTGATAAAATGTGTAGGATATACAACATTGAGCCGAAAAGCGAACACTTTGGATGTTTTGTTGACCTTCTAAGCCGCGCTGGGCTCTTCGAAGAAGCAAAGGAGATAATTGCAAGAATACCCACTTCAAGTAAACCCTCGGAAGAAGCGGTGGCTTGGAGAGCATTTCTCAGTGCTTGTTGCAATCATGGACAAGCTCAACTAGCTGAGGTTGCTGCGGAGAAGCTCTTTCAGCTGGAACGGCATAGTGGGGTCTATGTCTTGCTCTCGAATTTATACGCAGCTTCGGGGAAGCACGGTGATGCCAGAAGAATCAGGAATTTGATGAGAAACAGGGGAGTAGAGAAGGCTCCGGGTTGCAGCTCGGTCGAGATCAATAGGGCAGTTCATGAATTCATTGCCGGGGAGAAAACTCACCCGAAAATGGATGAAATTCAACTAGTTTTGGAGACCATAAAAAAGCACTTGGATTTTTCAGGCAGCGATCAATATTTGTTTCTAGTTGACCAGACTTAA
- the LOC103414293 gene encoding uncharacterized protein isoform X1: MVSSSVSALFRSHPSLHIPHTNLDVHKRPTPVVVCSSSSPAPTSPRHVLLQTSLSLAASAAILLGSNPASAGLLSGSTGIESVPGPELPQIDFLKRFNEENQKKYAENDARFRSTPILKELLEKSKLNKEKNSKEIQDKYCIRGAEWGVGDCSAEGMTPDEKDKVHRNVEGGGWRQGLISTGLCFV; the protein is encoded by the exons ATGGTTTCCTCTTCAGTCTCAGCTCTCTTCCGCTCCCATCCTTCCCTTCATATTCCACACACCAATTTAGATGTCCATAAAAGACCTACCCCAGTAGTAGTTTGTTCTAGTTCTTCTCCGGCGCCGACGTCTCCCCGCCATGTTCTTCTCCAAACCTCTCTTTCTTTGGCTGCTTCAGCTGCCATTCTTCTCGGCTCAAATCCAG CTAGTGCTGGATTACTATCAGGATCGACTGGAATTGAATCAGTTCCAGGTCCTGAGCTGCCTCAAATCGACTTCCTCAAACGCTTCAACG AAGAAAACCAGAAAAAGTACGCAGAAAATGATGCAAGATTCAGATCAACTCCAATACTCAAGGAGCTACTAGAAAAATCCAAGCTCAACAAAGAAAA GAATAGTAAAGAAATTCAAGACAAGTACTGCATACGGGGGGCAGAGTGGGGAGTTGGAGATTGCTCGGCAGAGGGAATGACACCTGATGAGAAAGACAAAGTTCATCGCAATGTTGAAGGAGGAGGCTGGCGTCAAGGATTGATATCCACTGGCTTATGCTTTGTGTAA
- the LOC103452319 gene encoding uncharacterized protein, with product MDRLSSAFSSLGYGDKDDDDQYDGQRKSGTEGHHRSGGYGDKDQDDQYGGERKSATEGHHRSGGYREKYQDDQYGGERKSVTEGHHRSGGYGDKYQEDEYGGERKSATEGHHRSGGYGDKYQEDEYGGERKSATEGHHRSGGYGDKYQDDEYGGERKSATEGHHRSGGYGDKYQDDEYGGERKSATEGHYRSGGYGDKDQEDQYGGERKSAAEGHHGKPEGHYGKPGHAAPTTSELMSSAKIVAEAAKSSMNKGGGEKIDRARVSEAASNILSAAAHYGKLDEKEGLGSYVRRAEDMLHKYGSGGGGSGGGGSHYSSESHNSGGGGHYSSESHKHGVGKERRDDDENYPVSGEHETKKKHGKKDEEEEEGGSGGFGDYLKVAQGFLKK from the coding sequence ATGGATCGGCTTTCATCAGCTTTCTCTTCCTTAGGTTACGGGGACAAAGACGACGATGATCAATACGATGGCCAGAGAAAATCCGGGACAGAGGGTCACCACCGGTCCGGAGGTTACGGGGACAAAGACCAAGACGATCAATATGGTGGCGAGAGAAAATCCGCGACTGAGGGTCACCACCGGTCTGGAGGTTACAGGGAGAAATACCAGGACGATCAGTATGGCGGCGAGAGAAAATCTGTGACCGAGGGTCACCACCGGTCCGGAGGATATGGGGACAAATACCAGGAAGATGAATATGGTGGCGAGAGAAAATCCGCGACTGAGGGTCACCACCGGTCCGGAGGATACGGGGACAAATACCAGGAGGATGAATATGGTGGCGAGAGAAAATCCGCGACCGAGGGTCATCACCGGTCCGGAGGATACGGGGACAAATACCAGGACGATGAATATGGTGGCGAGAGAAAATCCGCGACCGAGGGTCACCACCGGTCCGGAGGATACGGCGACAAATACCAGGATGATGAATATGGTGGCGAGAGAAAATCCGCGACTGAGGGTCACTACCGGTCCGGAGGTTATGGGGACAAAGACCAGGAAGATCAATATGGTGGCGAGAGAAAATCCGCGGCTGAGGGTCACCACGGGAAGCCGGAGGGCCACTACGGGAAGCCGGGACATGCTGCACCGACGACGAGCGAGCTGATGTCTAGTGCCAAGATTGTGGCGGAAGCAGCCAAATCTTCGATGAACAAAGGCGGCGGGGAAAAGATCGACAGAGCTAGGGTTTCGGAGGCTGCTAGTAACATCCTAAGCGCTGCCGCGCACTATGGGAAGCTGGACGAGAAAGAAGGACTTGGGAGTTATGTTAGAAGGGCTGAGGATATGCTTCACAAGTACGGCAGCGGCGGCGGCGGAAGCGGCGGAGGAGGAAGCCACTACTCTTCTGAGTCTCATAACTCTGGAGGAGGAGGCCACTACTCTTCCGAGTCTCATAAGCATGGTGTGGGGAAGGAGAGAAGAGACGATGATGAGAACTATCCGGTGAGCGGAGAGCATGAGACTAAGAAGAAACATGGTAAaaaggatgaggaggaggaggagggtggATCAGGTGGGTTTGGTGATTATCTTAAGGTGGCTCAGGGATTCTTGAAGAAGTGA
- the LOC103414289 gene encoding probable leucine-rich repeat receptor-like protein kinase At1g35710, which yields MTMALRLPIAAFSLVLLLLLVFPPLLLDAKTLKRDMKALNEIKASLGWRVVYAWVGDDPCGDGDLPPWSGVTCSTQGDYRVVTELEVYAVSIVGPFPTAVTNLLDLTRLDLHNNKLTGPIPPQIGRLKRLKMLNLRWNKLQDVIPPEIGELKSLTHLHLSFNSFKGEIPKELANLPELRYLYLQENRLVGRIPPELGTLQNLRHLDVGNNHLVGTIRELIRIEGCFPALRNLYLNNNYLTGGIPTQLANLTKLEILYLSYNKMSGIVPLGLSHIPRLTYLYLDHNQFSGRIPDAFYKHPFLKDMYIEGNAFRPGVKPIGIHKVLELTDTEFLV from the exons ATGACAATGGCGCTTCGTCTTCCAATTGCCGCGTTTTCTCTGgtgctcctcctcctcctcgtctTCCCTCCGCTGCTTCTCGACGCTAAAACCCTCAAACGCGACA TGAAAGCACTGAACGAGATCAAGGCGTCGCTGGGTTGGAGAGTGGTGTACGCCTGGGTCGGAGACGATCCGTGCGGAGACGGCGACCTTCCGCCGTGGTCCGGCGTCACTTGCTCCACTCAAGGGGATTACCGAGTCGTCACCGAATT GGAGGTTTATGCAGTCTCAATTGTTGGGCCTTTTCCTACTGCCGTCACCAATCTCTTGGATCTCACTAGGCT GGATCTCCATAACAACAAGCTGACCGGCCCAATTCCTCCGCAAATCGGACGTTTGAAGCGTCTCAAAATGCT TAATTTGAGATGGAATAAGCTACAAGATGTCATTCCTCCTGAAATTGGTGAACTCAAGAGTTTGACCCATTT GCATCTAAGCTTTAATAGTTTTAAGGGGGAAATCCCGAAGGAGCTTGCTAATCTTCCTGAGCTTCGTTATCTCTATCTGCAAGAAAATCGCCTTGTTGGGAGGATTCCTCCAGAACTAGGAACTCTGCAAAATCTTCGGCATTT GGATGTTGGTAACAATCATTTGGTGGGTACTATTAGGGAACTCATACGTATTGAGGGCTGCTTTCCAGCTTTGCGTAACCT TTACCTAAACAACAACTACCTTACGGGTGGGATTCCAACACAGCTCGCCAACTTGACCAAATTGGAAATctt GTACCTATCTTACAACAAGATGTCTGGGATTGTTCCATTAGGACTTTCCCATATTCCGAGATTGACTTACTT GTACTTGGATCACAATCAATTTTCTGGGAGAATTCCCGATGCCTTCTACAAACACCCATTTTTGAAAGACAT GTATATTGAGGGGAATGCATTCCGACCAGGCGTAAAACCAATAGGCATACACAAAGTTCTCGAGCTCACCGACACGGAATTTCTCGTTTAG
- the LOC103451779 gene encoding uncharacterized protein, which produces MWGFASNAFTSVGLKRSSSEPSQVCLDSSDDEVCSNSSREEGLECPICLESFNIVENVPHVLWCGHTLCRNCVLGLQWALVKLSSQKFKIPFFISCPWCHQLSLRLIYKGNLKFPRKNFFLLWMVESFNGDRLKFVPAISGENQLIGSPIASLAIGNQAANGNLRRNHSSCPSLSRHNRDDRGGHVERHQFSLHKSLDCFIHITSKFPLVILFLVIAFFAIPGSAIILAIYLLLTVVFAIPSFLLLYFAYPILDRLVKEISS; this is translated from the coding sequence aTGTGGGGTTTTGCTTCAAATGCTTTCACAAGCGTTGGACTAAAAAGAAGCTCATCAGAGCCGAGTCAGGTTTGCTTGGACTCCTCGGACGATGAAGTCTGCTCGAATTCAAGCCGAGAGGAAGGGTTAGAATGCCCTATATGCCTGGAATCTTTCAACATTGTCGAGAATGTGCCCCATGTCTTATGGTGCGGTCATACCCTGTGTAGAAACTGTGTCTTGGGGCTTCAATGGGCTCTCGTAAAATTATCCTCTCAAAAGTTTAAGATCCCATTTTTCATTTCTTGCCCTTGGTGCCACCAGTTGTCTTTGCGGCTGATTTATAAGGGTAATCTAAAGTTTCCTCGCAAGAATTTCTTCCTTCTGTGGATGGTTGAGAGCTTTAATGGTGATAGGTTAAAGTTTGTTCCTGCAATCAGTGGGGAAAATCAACTAATTGGTTCTCCAATAGCAAGTTTGGCTATTGGAAATCAAGCTGCCAACGGTAACCTGAGGAGGAACCATTCTAGTTGTCCTTCACTTTCAAGGCATAACCGTGATGATAGGGGTGGCCATGTGGAGCGGCATCAATTCTCCCTGCACAAGTCTTTGGATTGCTTCATTCACATTACTTCCAAGTTCCCATTAGTCATATTGTTTCTCGTGATTGCATTTTTCGCAATACCTGGCAGTGCTATTATTTTGGCAATCTACTTGTTACTCACAGTTGTTTTTGCAATTCCATCTTTCTTGTTGTTGTACTTTGCATACCCTATTTTGGATAGGCTGGTAAAGGAGATAAGCTCGTGA
- the LOC103414291 gene encoding CLAVATA3/ESR (CLE)-related protein 9-like yields the protein MTKSSHSSFSFPSSTSGLLRLLLMAAVILSLLFVTSAATPISNPTNATPRNPHRLHSQETHHHRECDHQTSASESSSAQLRSLCLQLTHHRIFHASLPLSPLPPVSPSGPSQPAPGDRQDGHEIDPRYGVEKRLVPSGPNPLHN from the coding sequence ATGACCAAGAGCTCTCACTCTTCTTTTTCGTTTCCCTCCTCCACTTCCGGCCTCCTGCGGCTTCTTCTCATGGCGGCGGTCATCCTCTCCCTACTTTTTGTCACATCCGCTGCCACACCCATCTCTAACCCAACCAATGCTACTCCAAGAAACCCCCACCGCCTCCATAGTCAAGAAACCCACCACCACCGTGAATGCGATCATCAGACTTCAGCTTCGGAATCGTCGAGCGCACAATTACGTTCCTTGTGCCTTCAACTCACCCACCACAGAATATTCCACGCCAGCCTTCCCCTCTCGCCGCTGCCACCGGTATCCCCGTCCGGCCCCTCGCAGCCGGCTCCTGGCGACCGTCAAGATGGTCACGAGATTGATCCAAGATACGGTGTGGAGAAGAGATTAGTCCCCTCCGGTCCCAACCCTCTTCACAATTGA
- the LOC103414293 gene encoding uncharacterized protein isoform X2: MVSSSVSALFRSHPSLHIPHTNLDVHKRPTPVVVCSSSSPAPTSPRHVLLQTSLSLAASAAILLGSNPASAGLLSGSTGIESVPGPELPQIDFLKRFNEENQKKYAENDARFRSTPILKELLEKSKLNKEKE, translated from the exons ATGGTTTCCTCTTCAGTCTCAGCTCTCTTCCGCTCCCATCCTTCCCTTCATATTCCACACACCAATTTAGATGTCCATAAAAGACCTACCCCAGTAGTAGTTTGTTCTAGTTCTTCTCCGGCGCCGACGTCTCCCCGCCATGTTCTTCTCCAAACCTCTCTTTCTTTGGCTGCTTCAGCTGCCATTCTTCTCGGCTCAAATCCAG CTAGTGCTGGATTACTATCAGGATCGACTGGAATTGAATCAGTTCCAGGTCCTGAGCTGCCTCAAATCGACTTCCTCAAACGCTTCAACG AAGAAAACCAGAAAAAGTACGCAGAAAATGATGCAAGATTCAGATCAACTCCAATACTCAAGGAGCTACTAGAAAAATCCAAGCTCAACAAAGAAAA GGAATGA
- the LOC103451780 gene encoding remorin-like — MEPFVNQMRVRFSGAGQEKTEESGSVYGRRIPPQKTESFKEKRKTQNWFQRQLSGKTSQDYDASNAMKHATAVGAAALAVKSIEDSAISDKKRTGYERKPTLERIKSGREETTISKPESGRFSKIFSGGGSTKRTPEREDPHGKAPISIATTRKNPEKAVLPAPSIKKTPTFADKQSNSAGGVNPETAAPKPNLSTTRKPESHWNETRRPSSTGPGTTKTQADIWEETEIARLKERHEKINATILAWEKKKKKKSTNHLHKIESEVERKRAKALQKFSSEMETIKQIAQGARAEAEERHRKEVLKVKEKANAMRTTGKAPKTCFCL, encoded by the exons ATGGAGCCTTTCGTTAACCAAATGAG GGTGAGATTTTCCGGTGCAGGACAAGAGAAGACTGAAGAGTCAGGCAGCGTCTACGGCCGAAGAATACCGCCGCAGAAAACTGAGTCTTTCAAAG AGAAAAGGAAGACCCAGAACTGGTTCCAGAGACAGCTCTCGGGAAAAACGAGTCAGGATTATGATGCTAGCAATGCAATGAAGCATGCAACTGCGGTGGGAGCTGCTGCATTGGCCGTTAAATCAATCGAAGATTCGGCCATCTCTGATAAGAAAAGGACGGGCTATGAGCGCAAACCAACTTTGGAGAGGATCAAGAGCGGAAGGGAAGAAACAACAATTTCAAAGCCGGAATCTGGAAGAttttccaaaatattctcag GTGGAGGTTCGACGAAAAGGACTCCAGAACGAGAAGATCCGCATGGCAAGGCACCAATAAGCATTGCCACAACCAGGAAGAACCCCGAAAAGGCCGTCCTTCCTGCCCCATCTATCAAGAAAACTCCAACTTTTGCTGATAAACAGTCAAACAGCGCTGGTGGTGTAAACCCTGAAACTGCAGCGCCGAAACCCAATCTGTCCACAACTAGGAAACCTGAAAGCCATTGGAATGAAACCAGGAGGCCGAGTTCAACAGGACCTGGAACAACGAAAACACAAGCAGATATTTGGGAGGAAACTGAGATCGCTAGACTCAAAGAAAG GCATGAGAAAATAAACGCCACAATACTTGcatgggagaagaagaagaagaagaaaagcacAAACCATCTCCATAAAATAGAG AGTGAAGTAGAGCGAAAAAGAGCAAAAGCACTACAAAAGTTCAGCAGCGAGATGGAAACTATCAAACAGATTGCACAAGGAGCTAGGGCAGAGGCAGAGGAGAGGCATAGGAAAGAAGTCTTGAAGGTGAAAGAAAAGGCAAATGCAATGAGAACAACAGGGAAAGCTCCTAAAACATGCTTCTGCTTGTAA
- the LOC103414295 gene encoding uncharacterized protein, with protein sequence MEIDHPAPSEQKLKAEDLFKAAETGDSSALKSLSQKQLAEAFSLRNEDARSILHVAVSSGRSEVVKLLIAADESTSVINSTDEDGWAPLHSAASIGNSEIVELLLSKGADVNIKNNGGRSALHYAASKGWFEITQCLISHGANINLKDKVGCTPLHRAASTAKSELCELLVEEGAEVDAVDKAGQTPLMGAVICDNKEVSLLLIRHGADVDVEDKEGFTVLGRASKEFRPLLIDAAKAMIEG encoded by the exons ATGGAGATCGATCATCCAGCGCCGTCCGAGCAGAAACTCAAAGCCGAAGACCTCTTCAAAGCCGCCGAGACCGGAGATTCTTCGGCTCTCAAATCTCTCTCTCAGAAACAGCTCGCCGAAGCTTTCTCTCTCAGGAACGAGGACGCCCGCTCCATCCTCCACGTCGCCGTCTCCTCGGGCCGCTCCGAG GTGGTGAAGTTGCTGATTGCTGCCGATGAATCAACGAGTGTGATAAACAGCACGGATGAAGACGGATGGGCGCCGCTTCATTCTGCGGCCAGCATTGGGAATTCGGAAATAGTTGAGCTGTTGCTAAGCAAAG GAGCTGATGTTAATATAAAAAACAATGGCGGTCGATCTGCCCTTCATTATGCTGCCAGTAAGGGATGGTTTGAGATTACTCAGTGTTTGATCTCCCATGGGGCAAATATTAATCTGAAGGACAAG GTTGGTTGCACCCCATTGCACCGGGCAGCGAGCACTGCAAAATCAGAACTGTGTGAGCTTTTAGTTGAGGAAGGAGCAGAAGTTGATGCTGTTGATAAAGCTGGTCAGACTCCTCTCATGGGTGCGGTGATTTGCGATAACAAAGAG GTTTCTCTCCTTCTAATAAGGCACGGAGCAGACGTGGACGTGGAAGACAAGGAAGGATTCACGGTGCTTGGTCGAGCTTCTAAAGAATTTAGACCACTTTTGATCGACGCTGCTAAGGCCAtgattgaaggatga
- the LOC103452320 gene encoding nodulin-related protein 1-like, whose translation MDRHHGDERDEEDDQGEHRERKMGGAKEKGGKPSMGEVMSSAKIVAGAAKGEKYDKAEVCKAASTVLSAASAYGGLDEKEGMGSYIGKAEGLLRKYGGGGTEGEGGGHKTSHSSASESEESPKSKKKHTKKDDGEEEGGHGKFGGYLKMAQGFMKD comes from the coding sequence ATGGATCGGCATCATGGGGATGAAAGGGATGAAGAGGATGATCAGGGCGAACATCGTGAGCGGAAAATGGGAGGAGCGAAGGAGAAGGGCGGGAAGCCATCGATGGGGGAGGTGATGTCGAGCGCGAAAATTGTGGCGGGCGCGGCTAAAGGGGAGAAGTACGACAAAGCTGAGGTTTGCAAGGCTGCCAGCACCGTTCTAAGCGCTGCCTCCGCATACGGTGGTTTGGACGAGAAGGAAGGCATGGGGAGTTACATCGGCAAGGCAGAAGGTTTGCTCCGCAAGTACGGCGGTGGTGGCACAGAAGGTGAGGGAGGTGGCCACAAAACTTCTCATTCTTCAGCTTCTGAGTCGGAGGAGAGCCCtaaaagcaagaaaaagcaCACTAAAAAGGATGACGGTGAGGAGGAGGGTGGGCATGGTAAATTTGGGGGCTATTTAAAGATGGCTCAAGGTTTCATGAAGGACTAA